Proteins encoded by one window of Kiritimatiellia bacterium:
- a CDS encoding carbohydrate-binding family 9-like protein — protein MKKKRLFTALLLLGMLAGSGGSEEAPAIRCYRKDDGFKLDGRLDDAAWKNKLAVKTFFKSKEMGPAKYQTEVLLMWDAEFLYCGAVMRDEDIVGHYPNRDDPLYKEDAFEIFIRPDARNNFIFEFEFSPAGIIWDGRNRRTLNPYKSEGDPKAWNAPGILCAVCVDGTLNDRQDKDRSWSVEIMIPFKAFAGAIEVPPSAGDCWPMIFARCESAVFLDKAEWSASIPISQYGFWENYGEWRGVYFAPERPEKE, from the coding sequence ATGAAAAAAAAACGCCTGTTCACGGCGCTTTTGCTCCTCGGAATGCTCGCGGGAAGCGGAGGAAGCGAAGAAGCGCCGGCGATCCGCTGTTACCGTAAAGACGACGGCTTCAAACTGGACGGCAGATTGGATGACGCCGCCTGGAAAAACAAGCTCGCCGTCAAGACCTTTTTCAAATCAAAAGAGATGGGGCCGGCAAAATACCAGACGGAAGTCCTGCTCATGTGGGATGCCGAGTTTTTATATTGCGGCGCCGTGATGCGCGACGAAGACATTGTCGGACATTACCCGAATCGGGACGATCCCCTCTATAAAGAAGACGCCTTTGAAATATTCATCCGTCCCGACGCGCGCAACAATTTTATCTTTGAGTTTGAATTCAGCCCTGCGGGAATTATCTGGGACGGACGCAACCGCCGCACATTGAACCCTTATAAATCCGAGGGCGATCCGAAAGCATGGAACGCACCCGGCATTTTGTGCGCCGTTTGCGTTGACGGCACGCTGAACGACCGGCAGGATAAAGACCGGAGCTGGTCGGTTGAAATCATGATCCCGTTCAAGGCCTTTGCCGGCGCGATCGAGGTTCCGCCGTCCGCAGGCGACTGTTGGCCCATGATTTTCGCGCGCTGCGAAAGCGCGGTGTTCCTTGACAAGGCGGAATGGTCGGCAAGCATCCCGATCAGTCAATACGGGTTCTGGGAGAATTACGGCGAATGGCGGGGCGTTTATTTCGCGCCGGAACGCCCTGAAAAGGAATGA